One genomic window of Struthio camelus isolate bStrCam1 chromosome 1, bStrCam1.hap1, whole genome shotgun sequence includes the following:
- the TAPBPL gene encoding tapasin-related protein: MIQGLLVFCGLLGLDAGSTKDPTAAPPFQTVDIVLDCSYVEEDPGGLPGAFGGSFSKDPATLVLRDVSVRDDGSLGEATDYKVPQENADSSPRIVFETSAPLVSIPHAESLLHADCNGEEVNCEISPYNFQRDGKGPCPGSWFMGTLRLSSGISIALVLRGSHCSGGQEEEPDAILHPKLRIPVSKKGTVLTTVEFQSSSCNTSLRTHLGGSVTLDCHFALAPSSLLSSLEWRRQHRGSGRSLFRYQAGSTGPTVEPKVHVDMPQLLGNGDASLSLQGVSVGDEGTYICLVSTPQHQIQHIIQLQVAEPPRVRVIPAQVSFESDVATTLTCDIAGYYPLDVSVSWTQKTAEDEAEIALSSMRFSSHQQSQDGTYSITSYLSISSTTVRAPATYTCHVSHVALEEPISASAYLKAPEKTGSEGLVGGFTATVIFIIALFIVLWRKRTVKPESEQLLRASE; the protein is encoded by the exons ATGATTCAAGGGCTCCTCGTCTTCTGTGGCCTGCTAGGTCTGGATGCCG GGTCAACAAAAGATCCCACTGCAGCACCTCCATTTCAAACGGTGGATATAGTCCTGGACTGCTCCTATGTGGAGGAAGATCCAGGAGGCTTGCCAGGTGCCTTTGGGGGCTCGTTCTCCAAGGACCCTGCTACCCTTGTGCTGAGGGACGTCAGTGTCAGAGATGACGGGAGCTTGGGTGAGGCAACTGATTACAAAGTGCCACAGGAAAATGCTGACTCCTCTCCTCGCATTGTTTTTGAAACCTCAG CCCCGTTGGTATCCATCCCACATGCAGAGTCCCTACTGCACGCCGACTGTAATGGGGAGGAGGTAAACTGCGAGATTTCCCCATACAACTTCCAGCGGGATGGCAAGgggccctgccctggctcctggTTCATGGGGACTCTGCGGCTGTCCAGTGGGATCAGTATTGCCCTGGTGCTCAGAGGCTCCCACTGCAGCGgtgggcaggaggaggagccagATGCAATACTGCACCCGAAGCTGAGGATTCCTGTGAGCAAGAAGGGGACAGTGCTGACCACAG tCGAATTTCAATCGTCGTCATGCAACACTTCCCTGCGCACCCACCTCGGCGGCTCAGTCACCCTTGACTGCCACTTTGCCTTagctcccagctccctgctgtcCTCCCTGGAGTGGAGGAGGCAGCACCGAGGCAGCGGAAGAAGCCTGTTTCGGTACCAGGCAGGGAGCACGGGCCCAACAGTGGAGCCAAAAGTCCATGTGGATATGCCACAGTTGCTGGGGAATGGAGATGCATCACTTAGTCTGCAAGGAGTGAGCGTGGGAGATGAGGGCACGTACATCTGTTTGGTGTCCACCCCACAGCACCAGATCCAGCACATCATCCAGCTGCAGGTGGCTG AGCCCCCAAGAGTTCGTGTGATTCCAGCACAAGTGTCGTTCGAGAGCGATGTCGCTACTACTCTGACCTGCGACATTGCTGGCTATTACCCCCTGGATGTGTCTGTGAGCTGGACACAGAAGACTGCTGAGGATGAAGCAGAAATTGCTCTCTCAAGCATGCGTTTCTCCAGCCACCAGCAAAGCCAAGATGGCACCTACAGTATCACCTCCTACCTCAGCATCAGCTCAACCACAGTGCGGGCACCAGCCACGTACACCTGCCATGTTTCACACGTGGCCTTAGAGGAGCCTATCTCTGCTAGTGCCTATCTAAAAGCACCAG aAAAAACAGGATCGGAAGGACTTGTGGGGGGCTTCACTGCTACTGTCATTTTCATCATTGCCCTCTTCATTGTGCTCTGGAGGAAAAGGACAG ttaaacCAGAATCTGAGCAACTTCTAAGGGCTTCAGAGTAA
- the FBXO40 gene encoding F-box only protein 40 — protein sequence MIKHRAQKPPPGQHKHCERCFNRHCRAPIEPSISCMVISCHLHCGATFHMCKEEEHQLLCPLEQVSCLNSAYGCPFSMARFKLAKHLQVCPASVVCCSMEWNRWPNVDSDTTLHENIMKETLNEDCLDTALALRDQKILFRTLKMAELFPEWREKVELEELMDEATGEEGAVGGLTCGSQDGDVQSSELSQREREELAKDKEGMDLGGYKTWENIFSKELLACKVTGSADSAGKKIGEASKKIPSAPCTNTSTEKAKEVPDAEEAKDQDTEQVSPKTEMTGLAPWQEGVLERLKKEVGVADYNMYLVHHGGMLIRFGQLAACTPKEKDFVYGNLEAQEVKTVYTFKVPVSYCGKRARLGDALGHKMPTSDKLVDTSELGLSLEELPKANMIKTTLLCALEKELKGHEISEARGIDGLFVDFATQTYNFQVESFSPNAVLADIVDEKSPPELHVELYTECVTRRHNKSSSAFTFTCSHFFRRDEFPSHFKNVHADIQSCLDGWFQHRCPLAYLGCTYVQNHFRPSGHKAKVIYSQPLKTFAIKPEVDTLLAESGKCDSTEANQGRNKDSLSSLPVEVLKYIAGFLDSFSLSQLSQVSVLMRDICATLLQERGMVLLLWEKKRYSHGGTSWKARRKIWQFSSLFSRVNKWQFNDAVSMSEHLKNCPFYDVEHKKDPVLLTSMCEPREHVQKTLVSTFKRRF from the exons ATGATTAAG CATCGGGCTCAGAAGCCTCCCCCTGGGCAGCACAAGCACTGTGAGAGATGTTTCAACCGGCACTGCCGTGCACCGATTGAACCCTCCATCTCCTGCATGGTGATCAGCTGCCACCTTCACTGCGGGGCCACCTTTCACATGTGCAAGGAGGAGGAACACCAATTGCTCTGTCCCTTagagcaggtctcctgcctcAACTCGGCCTATGGCTGTCCTTTCTCCATGGCCCGCTTTAAGCTGGCAAAGCACCTTCAGGTCTGTCCAGCCAGTGTTGTGTGTTGCTCAATGGAGTGGAATCGCTGGCCAAATGTGGATTCAGACACTACCCTCCATGAGAACATTATGAAGGAAACCTTGAATGAAGACTGTCTTGACACGGCCTTGGCCCTCAGAGACCAGAAGATACTTTTCAGGACTTTGAAAATGGCTGAATTGTTTCCGGAATGGAGAGAAAAGGTTGAATTGGAAGAGCTGATGGATGAAGCCACAGGGGAGGAAGGTGCTGTGGGAGGATTAACCTGTGGTTCCCAAGACGGGGATGTCCAGTCATCTGAGCTCAGCCAACGTGAGCGTGAAGAACTGGCCAAGGACAAAGAAGGAATGGATCTGGGGGGTTACAAAACCTGGGAGAACATTTTCAGCAAAGAGCTCTTGGCTTGCAAGGTAACAGGCTCAGCTGACAGTGCAGGAAAAAAGATAGGGGAGGCTTCCAAGAAAATACCATCAGCCCCTTGCACCAATACCTCcacagagaaggcaaaggaaGTACCTGATGCAGAAGAAGCAAAAGACCAAGATACTGAGCAGGTATCACCGAAAACAGAAATGACAGGACTGGCTCCCTGGCAAGAAGGAGTCCTGGAGAGGTTGAAGAAAGAAGTTGGTGTAGCTGATTACAATATGTATCTGGTACATCATGGGGGAATGCTCATTCGCTTTGGCCAGCTAGCTGCTTGCACTCCCAAAGAAAAAGACTTTGTGTACGGGAACCTGGAAGCTCAGGAGGTAAAGACTGTCTACACCTTCAAAGTGCCAGTTAGTTATTGTGGCAAAAGAGCACGACTAGGAGACGCCCTGGGACACAAGATGCCAACCTCAGACAAGTTGGTGGACACCTCAGAATTGGGATTAAGCCTAGAAGAACTACCTAAAGCAAATATGATTAAAACCACACTGTTATGTGCACTGGAAAAAGAACTGAAAGGCCATGAGATCTCTGAAGCAAGGGGTATTGATGGACTTTTTGTGGATTTTGCAACACAGACATACAACTTTCAGGTGGAGTCCTTCTCCCCCAATGCTGTTCTAGCAGATATTGTGGATGAAAAAAGCCCACCCGAACTCCACGTGGAGCTCTACACAGAATGCGTAACAAGGAGACACAACAAAAGCAGTTCGGCTTTCACATTCACATGCAGTCACTTCTTCAGGAGGGATGAGTTCCCTTCACATTTCAAGAATGTGCATGCTGATATCCAGTCATGTCTGGATGGATGGTTCCAGCATCGCTGTCCACTGGCCTACTTGGGATGCACTTATGTTCAAAACCACTTCCGCCCCTCTGGACATAAGGCCAAGGTTATATACAGCCAGCCTCTCAAGACATTTGCTATTAAACCAGAGGTTGACACCCTCCTTGCTGAATCAGGGAAGTGCGACTCCACAGAGGCTAATCAAGGGAGAAATAAAGACTCACTAAGTAGCCTGCCAGTAGAAGTGCTCAAGTACATTGCTGGGTTCCTGGACAGCTTCAGCTTATCTCAGCTATCGCAAGTGTCAGTGCTGATGCGGGACATCTGTGCCACGCTTCTTCAAGAGAGGGGAATGGTCCTACTgctctgggagaaaaaaaggtattCCCACGGAGGTACTTCATGGAAAGCTCGCAGAAAG ATCTGGCAGTTCAGCAGCCTGTTCTCCAGAGTTAACAAATGGCAGTTCAATGATGCTGTGAGCATGTCTGAACACCTGAAGAATTGTCCTTTCTATGACGTGGAGCACAAGAAGGACCCCGTGTTGCTGACGAGCATGTGCGAACCTCGAGAGCACGTTCAAAAGACCTTGGTCTCTACTTTCAAGCGCAGATTCTGA